In one Cercospora beticola chromosome 1, complete sequence genomic region, the following are encoded:
- a CDS encoding uncharacterized protein (BUSCO:EOG09263I4U), whose translation MSALPLQLLARRRLTTSPASSPIKSLMRIPQPRLQSSTASSAHHFTYRLAAASAPKQAPPRPPKPGRDYWNYASTHVDPRPPYLRSTKPASGEDAFFASTIGGSPHHVAFGLADGVGGWQDQGVDPSEFSQALCGLMAGSANIYEGLDAGTSCKPQELLQQAYDAVMANPRIPAGGCTASLGVADQDGMVETANLGDSGYLIFGPGKVAHRSIVQTHAFNTPYQMSKVPAKMQAQYAIFGGATYFSETPAQADIHSHQLKHGDVVLFATDGVWDNLSAQDTLQIVQRVMEEGGYWFRSHNFPGAETMVNDTLIRSLPREVEEKHNRSYLPGQIASAVMREAKVAGLDRRRDGPFAKEVNQRYPQEGWEGGKPDDIAVVVCIAVQGEEQPIKSKL comes from the exons ATGTCAGCTCTccctctgcagctgctcgcGAGACGACGCCTGACGACTTCGCCAGCATCCAGCCCCATCAAGTCCCTGATGCGTATCCCGCAGCCCCGCCTACAATCGTCGACCGCATCCTCGGCGCATCACTTCACCTACCGTCTAGCTGCTGCTTCCGCTCCAAAGCAAGCGCCTCCACGACCTCCTAAACCGGGCAGAGACTACTGGAATTACGCTTCCACTCATGTGGACCCACGTCCGCCGTACTTGCGCTCGACAAAGCCCGCGTCGGGAGAGGACGCCTTCTTCGCGTCGACCATTGGGGGAAGTCCGCATCATGTTGCCTTCGGCCTTGCTGATGGCGTGGGAGGCTGGCAGGACCAGGGAGTGGATCCATCTGAGTTCAGCCAGGCATTATGCGGCTTGATGGCGGGTTCCGCCAACATTTACGAAGGCCTCGATGCTGGGACATCCTGTAAACCACAAGAGCTCCTGCAGCAAGCCTACGATGCGGTCATGGCCAACCCACGCATCCCTGCCGGAGGCTGCACGGCCAGCTTGGGTGTGGCAGATCAGGATGGTATGGTTGAGACGGCAAA TCTTGGAGATTCCGGATATCTGATATTCGGCCCTGGCAAAGTGGCCCATCGATCAATAGTCCAGACCCACGCCTTCAATACAC CATATCAAATGTCCAAAGTTCCCGCTAAGATGCAAGCACAGTATGCCATCTTCGGCGGTGCTACCTACTTCAGCGAAACACCAGCGCAAGCTGATATCCACAGCCACCAGCTCAAACATGGCGACGTTGTTCTCTTCGCTACCGACGGCGTTTGGGACAACCTTTCCGCACAAGATACACTCCAGATTGTGCAGCGTGTCATGGAGGAGGGCGGCTACTGGTTCCGGTCGCACAATTTCCCTGGCGCCGAGACGATGGTGAACGATACCCTAATTCGCTCTCTACCACGTGAGGTAGAAGAAAAGCATAATCGGTCATATCTGCCTGGTCAGATTGCTTCGGCCGTCATGCGCGAGGCCAAGGTTGCCGGATTGGATCGGAGGCGTGATGGCCCATTCGCCAAAGAAGTCAACCAGCGTTACCCGCAAGAAGGATGGGAGGGCGGCAAACCAGACGacatcgctgtcgtcgttTGTATCGCAGTACAGGGTGAAGAACAACCTATCAAGTCGAAGCTTTGA
- a CDS encoding uncharacterized protein (BUSCO:EOG09262CXO) — protein MHSARKAYIEEEDTSIDLASVPLDTNYHLPAATVGGEAQHASTVLNEFARKRKAAALAVPTDDQRVRAELRGRGQPITLFGERKEDRRDRLREILLREQDGGAADEDESMADVEEADDADEEGEFYIEGSNELLAARREIARYSLPRTTRRLKRQKQESKIPVETHVKHRKEIKGKLANVDLFGSQIASERPVSLTRFAPNGELLACGDWGGTVKLLDVPNLDTKMTLRGHKGMIGGITWFPGATLPGSTIAPEDVNLATAAADNEIHLWSLTQDTPVASLSGHSARVCRVACHPSGRYLASASYDTTWRLWDVKTTTELLLQEGHSKEVYTVAFNEDGNLIASAGLDSIGRIWDLRTGRTAMILEGHVGSIHALDWSCDGHRVMTGSADGFAKCWDLRAVRETASIGAHIGGVSDLRWFKGTDGPLSGALQQPDAVMTDGDDQQGSSAAVQPRKSGTFLVSAGFDKNVNIFSADDWALCKSLSGHDGTVLSVDVTADAAWLSSSGRDRTVKLWARDAMDGI, from the exons ATGCATTCAGCGCGCAAGGCATacatcgaagaagag GATACCAGCATCGATCTCGCTAGCGTTC CGCTCGATACCAATTACCATCTCCCCGCTGCGACGGTTGGCGGCGAGGCCCAACATGCGTCGACTGTCCTGAACGAATTTGCCCGCAAGCGCAAAGCTGCTGCGCTTGCAGTGCCAACAGACGATCAGCGCGTGCGCGCAGAACTTCGTGGCAGAGGCCAGCCCATCACCTTGTTCGGGGAGCGCAAAGAGGACCGCCGGGACCGCTTACGGGAAATACTGCTGCGCGAACAAGATGGAGGTGCggcagacgaggatgagTCTATGGCCGACGTTGAAGAGGCAGACGATGCGGATGAGGAGGGCGAGTTCTACATCGAGGGCAGCAACGAACTACTGGCAGCTCGTCGAGAGATTGCGAGATATTCGTTACCACGCACCACGCGACGGCTCAAGAGGCAGAAGCAAGAGAGCAAGATTCCTGTGGAGACCCACGTGAAGCATCGAAAAGAAATCAAGGGGAAACTCGCAAATGTGGATCTCTTTGGCAGTCAGATCGCCAGCGAGCGTCCAGTTAGCCTGACGCGATTCGCGCCTAATGGAGAGCTGTTGGCATGCGGAGACTGGGGAGGCACGGTGAAGCTGCTTGATGTGCCCAATCTGGACACCAAAATGACACTGCGGGGGCACAAAGGTATGATCGGTGGAATTACGTGGTTTCCTGGCGCGACCCTCCCCGGCTCGACAATAGCCCCAGAGGATGTGAATCTCGCCACAGCTGCAGCCGACAACGAGATACACCTATGGTCTCTGACACAGGATACTCCAGTGGCATCGTTGAGCGGACATAGCGCAAGAGTATGTCGTGTGGCATGCCATCCATCTGGGAGGTACCTGGCAAGCGCGAGCTATGACACGACCTGGCGCTTGTGGGATGTGAAAACCACCACcgagttgctgctgcaagAAGGACACAGCAAAGAAGTCTACACAGTCGCCTTCAACGAGGACGGCAATCTCATTGCTTCGGCTGGGCTTGACTCGATTGGTCGCATTTGGGACCTTCGAACAGGCCGAACTGCAATGATTCTCGAAGGTCACGTTGGCTCAATTCATGCCCTCGACTGGAGTTGTGATGGCCATCGCGTCATGACAGGCAGTGCCGATGGCTTTGCCAAGTGCTGGGACTTGCGCGCTGTACGAGAAACGGCCAGCATTGGCGCGCATATTGGTGGAGTCTCCGACCTGCGATGGTTCAAGGGCACCGATGGGCCACTTTCGGGCGCACTTCAGCAACCCGATGCAGTCATGACCGATGGGGATGACCAGCAGGGGTCAAGCGCAGCTGTGCAACCTCGGAAGAGTGGCACGTTCCTTGTTAGTGCTGGCTTCGACAAGAATGTCAACATCTTCTCCGCAGACGACTGGGCCTTGTGCAAGTCCCTATCAGGACACGATGGCACTGTCTTGTCGGTCGACGTGACTGCAGATGCGGCCTGGCTTTCGTCAAGTGGACGCGATCGGACTGTGAAGCTTTGGGCCAGAGATGCGATGGATGGCATATAA